The following are from one region of the Mycolicibacterium diernhoferi genome:
- a CDS encoding L-aspartate oxidase, which yields MTSPACGGAGYWQQRADVVVIGTGVAGLVAALAAARQGRKVLVLSKIAETATFYAQGGIAVVLPDSFCEDGDSVDAHVADTLAAGGGLCDAEAVRSIVAGGYDAVADLVADGAHFDESTPGHWSLTREGGHSRRRIIHAGGDATGAEVQRALNLAATHLDIRRNHAALQICHDGDQVTGVLVHSHDGLGVVHAPSVILATGGLGHLYSATTNPDGSTGDGLALALQAGLSVTDIEFIQFHPTMLYTGPAGGRRPLISEALRGEGAVLVDGQGDSITAGVHPLGDLAPRDVVAAAIDARLRDTGERCVYLDATRIPAVAERFPTVTAACLAAGIDPAVQPIPVVPGAHYSCGGVRTDVHGRTDLPGLFAAGEVARTGMHGANRLASNSLLEGLVVGGRAGRAASAHAHGAGTVRADAPQTLSVPVLPRPALQRAMSEHASVVRDADGLRRLADLLADAPRRPVTDRAGAEDAALTLTARAISAAAAERTESRGCHHRADYPQSDTAQAISASVRIDATGAPAVSAPVGAR from the coding sequence ATGACCAGCCCCGCTTGCGGGGGCGCCGGGTACTGGCAGCAGCGCGCCGACGTCGTCGTCATCGGTACCGGGGTCGCCGGTCTGGTGGCGGCATTGGCCGCCGCCCGGCAGGGCCGAAAGGTACTGGTACTCAGCAAGATTGCCGAGACCGCCACGTTCTACGCCCAGGGTGGCATCGCGGTGGTGCTGCCCGACTCCTTCTGTGAGGACGGGGACTCCGTCGACGCGCACGTCGCCGACACCCTGGCAGCGGGCGGCGGGCTGTGCGATGCCGAGGCGGTCCGATCCATCGTCGCCGGCGGGTACGACGCGGTGGCCGACCTGGTGGCCGACGGTGCGCACTTCGACGAATCCACCCCCGGACACTGGTCGCTGACCCGCGAGGGCGGGCACAGCCGGCGGCGGATCATCCACGCCGGCGGCGACGCCACCGGCGCTGAGGTCCAGCGCGCACTGAACCTTGCCGCCACCCATCTCGACATCCGGCGCAACCACGCCGCCCTGCAGATCTGTCACGACGGCGACCAGGTCACCGGGGTGCTGGTACACAGCCACGACGGTCTCGGTGTCGTGCACGCGCCGTCGGTGATCCTGGCCACCGGCGGGCTGGGGCACCTGTACTCGGCCACCACCAACCCGGACGGCTCCACCGGCGACGGACTCGCGCTGGCCCTGCAGGCCGGCCTCAGCGTCACCGACATCGAGTTCATCCAGTTCCACCCCACCATGTTGTATACCGGCCCGGCCGGCGGGCGCCGCCCGCTGATCTCGGAGGCGCTACGCGGCGAGGGCGCGGTTCTCGTTGACGGCCAAGGCGATTCCATCACCGCAGGGGTGCATCCGCTGGGCGACCTGGCACCTCGCGACGTGGTCGCCGCCGCGATCGACGCGCGGCTGCGCGACACCGGCGAGCGCTGCGTGTACCTGGACGCCACCCGCATTCCGGCTGTGGCCGAACGCTTCCCGACCGTGACCGCCGCCTGCCTGGCCGCCGGTATCGACCCGGCCGTCCAACCGATCCCGGTGGTGCCAGGCGCGCACTACAGCTGCGGCGGTGTCCGCACCGATGTGCACGGCCGCACCGATCTGCCCGGACTGTTCGCCGCCGGCGAGGTGGCCCGCACCGGTATGCACGGCGCGAACCGGTTGGCGTCCAACAGCCTGCTGGAGGGCCTGGTCGTCGGCGGCCGGGCCGGCCGCGCCGCCTCGGCGCACGCGCACGGCGCGGGGACGGTCCGCGCCGACGCACCCCAGACCCTGTCCGTGCCGGTGCTGCCGCGACCGGCCCTGCAACGAGCCATGAGTGAGCACGCCTCGGTGGTGCGTGATGCCGACGGCCTGCGCCGTCTTGCCGACCTGCTGGCGGACGCCCCCCGGCGGCCGGTCACCGACCGGGCCGGCGCCGAGGATGCGGCCCTGACCCTGACGGCGCGCGCCATCTCGGCGGCGGCCGCCGAACGCACCGAATCCCGCGGTTGCCACCATCGCGCCGACTACCCGCAATCGGATACCGCACAAGCGATCAGCGCGTCGGTACGCATCGACGCCACCGGGGCGCCGGCCGTCAGCGCGCCGGTCGGAGCCCGCTGA
- the nadC gene encoding carboxylating nicotinate-nucleotide diphosphorylase, which yields MTPAVTGLSAAELEEARALITRALDEDLRYGPDVTTLATVPADATTTASMATREPGVAAGVDLALLVLDEVLGADGYTVLDRVADGTRLEAGQSLLRVTAPAQGLLTAERTMLNLVCHLSGIATATARWVAAVEGTHAQIRDTRKTLAGLRFLQKYAVRVGGGVNHRMGLGDAALIKDNHVAAAGSVLAALEAVRAAAPGLPCEVEVDSLEQLDDVLGAGVELILLDNFPVWQTQIAVQRRDTRAPATKLESSGGLSLESAADYAATGVDYLAVGALTHSVRVLDVGLDT from the coding sequence GTGACCCCCGCCGTGACAGGACTGTCCGCAGCCGAACTCGAGGAGGCCCGGGCCCTGATCACCCGGGCGCTCGACGAGGATCTGCGCTACGGCCCGGATGTCACCACGCTGGCCACCGTTCCCGCCGATGCGACGACCACCGCGTCCATGGCCACACGGGAACCGGGTGTCGCCGCCGGGGTGGACCTCGCCCTGCTCGTGCTCGACGAGGTGCTCGGCGCCGACGGGTACACGGTGCTGGACCGGGTCGCCGACGGAACCCGCCTCGAGGCCGGCCAGTCCCTGCTGCGCGTCACGGCACCGGCGCAGGGGCTGTTGACCGCCGAGCGCACCATGTTGAACCTGGTCTGCCATCTGTCCGGGATCGCCACCGCGACCGCCCGCTGGGTGGCCGCCGTCGAGGGCACCCACGCACAGATCCGGGATACCCGTAAGACATTGGCGGGCTTGCGGTTTCTGCAGAAGTACGCGGTGCGCGTCGGCGGCGGGGTGAACCACCGGATGGGCCTCGGGGATGCCGCGTTGATCAAGGACAACCACGTCGCCGCGGCCGGTTCGGTGCTGGCCGCGCTGGAGGCCGTGCGCGCCGCCGCACCGGGTCTGCCGTGCGAGGTCGAGGTCGACTCGCTCGAGCAACTCGACGACGTGCTCGGCGCAGGGGTGGAGCTGATCCTGCTGGACAACTTCCCGGTCTGGCAGACCCAGATCGCGGTGCAGCGTCGCGATACCCGCGCGCCGGCAACGAAACTCGAATCATCGGGTGGGCTGTCGCTGGAGTCCGCGGCGGACTACGCGGCGACCGGGGTGGACTACCTGGCCGTCGGCGCGCTCACGCATTCGGTACGCGTGCTCGACGTCGGCCTGGACACCTAA
- a CDS encoding PGRS repeat-containing protein — protein sequence MAAGILTATGVAVIDTPAPPGPATAVAVPVALAAPTILPVATSAPLFTAVATPNTLYTPVAVPSAPVVARVTASVEIDDESVPSATTRDRTVLRTDTEDDRSLSAGTLATPAATLATTGGGHAVAFVVGEDIRPMIGNGGWLIGNGVEPGQNGGWLIGNGATGAPGQKGGNGGWLIGNGGRGGDTINGQQGGAGGKAGLIGNGGAGGTGLTGGKGGDGGLLLGIGGRGGDGMNGGPGGDGGKAGLIGNGGAGGNGHLGGRGGDGGDAGLIGNGGKGGAGGINTGVGTASNIGGIGGNGGNGGQLVGSGGAGGKGGDAYATDRAARGAAGGHGGRAGLIGNGGAGGAGGTGTSDSGLATGAVGGNGGNSIIGNAGRGGMGGSARGTTDGYAGGGGDGGHASLVGTGGRGGTGGNAQAETGNATAGNGGLGGRGAGIGRGGKGGAGGAAETDAGNAFGGRGGNGGSSRGSLFQKGGNGGNGGNASATTGTGRGGLGGDGGRGGLGAPGGTGGAGGTGTGSTATSGNGADGSDG from the coding sequence ATGGCCGCCGGAATCCTTACTGCGACCGGTGTCGCCGTTATCGACACGCCGGCACCGCCCGGACCGGCCACTGCCGTCGCCGTTCCCGTCGCTCTGGCGGCGCCGACAATCCTGCCCGTCGCCACCTCGGCACCGTTGTTCACTGCGGTGGCCACTCCCAACACGCTCTACACCCCGGTGGCTGTTCCCTCGGCGCCGGTGGTGGCCAGGGTGACGGCCTCGGTCGAGATCGATGATGAGTCGGTCCCGTCGGCGACGACCCGCGACCGCACCGTGCTGCGCACGGACACCGAGGACGACCGGTCGCTGAGCGCCGGCACCCTCGCGACCCCGGCCGCCACCCTGGCCACCACCGGCGGCGGCCACGCGGTCGCGTTCGTCGTCGGTGAGGACATCCGGCCGATGATCGGCAACGGCGGCTGGCTGATCGGCAACGGAGTTGAGCCCGGCCAGAACGGGGGCTGGTTGATCGGTAACGGCGCGACCGGTGCGCCCGGGCAGAAGGGCGGCAACGGCGGCTGGTTGATCGGCAATGGCGGCAGGGGCGGCGACACGATCAACGGCCAGCAGGGCGGTGCCGGCGGAAAAGCCGGGCTGATCGGCAACGGCGGTGCCGGAGGCACCGGCCTCACCGGCGGTAAGGGCGGCGACGGTGGCCTGCTGCTCGGCATCGGTGGCAGAGGTGGGGACGGGATGAACGGCGGTCCGGGTGGTGACGGCGGAAAAGCTGGGCTGATCGGCAACGGCGGTGCCGGAGGCAACGGCCACCTGGGAGGTAGGGGCGGCGATGGTGGCGATGCGGGCCTGATCGGCAACGGCGGCAAGGGTGGCGCGGGAGGCATCAACACCGGTGTCGGTACCGCCTCCAACATCGGCGGCATCGGCGGCAACGGCGGCAACGGCGGTCAGCTTGTCGGCTCAGGCGGAGCGGGCGGCAAGGGTGGCGACGCGTACGCCACCGATCGTGCCGCGCGAGGGGCGGCCGGCGGGCACGGTGGGCGCGCCGGGCTGATCGGCAACGGTGGTGCGGGTGGAGCGGGCGGCACGGGGACGTCAGACTCCGGGCTGGCAACTGGCGCTGTGGGCGGCAACGGCGGCAACAGCATCATCGGCAACGCCGGCCGCGGCGGGATGGGGGGCTCCGCGCGGGGCACCACCGACGGGTATGCGGGCGGCGGCGGGGACGGCGGTCACGCATCGCTCGTCGGCACCGGCGGCCGCGGCGGAACCGGTGGCAATGCCCAGGCCGAGACCGGCAACGCCACGGCGGGCAACGGCGGGCTCGGTGGTCGAGGCGCGGGCATCGGGCGCGGCGGCAAGGGCGGCGCGGGCGGCGCCGCCGAGACCGACGCAGGCAATGCGTTCGGCGGGCGCGGCGGTAACGGCGGGTCCAGCCGGGGCAGCCTGTTCCAGAAGGGCGGCAACGGAGGAAACGGCGGAAATGCCTCTGCCACAACCGGTACCGGCCGCGGCGGCTTGGGCGGTGACGGTGGGCGCGGCGGGCTGGGTGCCCCCGGCGGCACCGGCGGCGCCGGAGGAACGGGCACCGGGTCCACCGCGACCAGCGGCAACGGTGCCGACGGCAGCGACGGTTAG
- the rhtB gene encoding homoserine/homoserine lactone efflux protein, translating to MSWQVWLTFLGAALAISVSPGAGAVQSMATGINCGLRRGYWSILGLQIGLMLQLILVAIGLGAVVTSSVVAFTVIKWLGVGYLIYLAVRQWRTATRDLREQIGDPADTTRRALLVRGFLVNATNPKGLVFFLAVLPQFVVPTAPLLPQYLAIGVTMVVVDLVVMGLYTGLAARLVDWLHTPRQQKVLNRVFSGLFATAAALLSLVHKGAAAA from the coding sequence ATGTCCTGGCAGGTGTGGCTGACGTTCCTGGGTGCGGCGCTCGCGATCAGTGTGTCTCCAGGGGCCGGGGCGGTGCAGTCGATGGCCACCGGCATCAACTGTGGGTTGCGGCGCGGATACTGGAGCATCCTCGGCCTGCAGATCGGCCTGATGTTGCAGCTGATCCTGGTCGCGATCGGCTTGGGCGCGGTGGTGACCAGTTCCGTGGTGGCGTTCACGGTGATCAAGTGGCTCGGCGTGGGCTACCTGATCTATCTGGCCGTGCGGCAATGGCGGACAGCGACGCGCGACCTTCGTGAGCAGATCGGCGATCCGGCGGACACCACGCGCCGGGCCCTACTGGTCCGTGGATTTTTGGTGAACGCCACCAACCCCAAGGGGCTGGTGTTCTTCCTGGCCGTGCTGCCGCAATTCGTGGTGCCCACCGCGCCGCTGTTGCCGCAGTACCTGGCCATCGGCGTGACGATGGTGGTGGTCGACCTGGTGGTGATGGGTCTGTACACCGGACTGGCGGCGAGACTGGTCGACTGGCTGCACACACCGCGCCAGCAGAAAGTGCTCAACCGGGTCTTCTCCGGACTGTTCGCCACCGCCGCGGCATTGCTGTCGCTGGTACACAAGGGCGCTGCCGCCGCCTGA
- a CDS encoding nitroreductase family deazaflavin-dependent oxidoreductase, with the protein MIFPPWLESFQIKYINPVMTPISRKLPGFSVIKHTGRSSGKAYETPVTSYRKGNTLAILLAHGKTNWVKNVLAAGQADIHVFRKDLHLVNPRVLEAGTSDPALPWIARIGARKAGVFVADIA; encoded by the coding sequence ATGATCTTTCCGCCCTGGCTGGAGAGTTTCCAGATCAAATACATCAACCCGGTGATGACCCCGATCAGCAGGAAACTGCCCGGGTTCAGCGTGATCAAACACACGGGACGCAGTTCCGGAAAGGCCTACGAAACCCCGGTCACGTCCTACCGCAAGGGCAACACGTTGGCGATCCTGCTCGCCCACGGCAAGACCAACTGGGTGAAGAACGTGCTGGCCGCCGGCCAGGCGGACATCCACGTCTTCCGCAAGGATCTGCACCTGGTCAACCCGCGGGTGTTGGAGGCCGGCACCTCGGACCCGGCGCTGCCGTGGATCGCCCGGATCGGGGCCCGCAAGGCCGGGGTGTTCGTGGCCGATATCGCCTGA
- the hisD gene encoding histidinol dehydrogenase — protein sequence MSRIDLRGADLSAARLRTALPRGGVDVDAVVPKVRPIVDDIAARGATAALEYGESFDGVRPETVRVPAEKLQTALTELDPAVRAALEVAIERTRVVHADQRRTDTTTTLAPGATVTERWVPVERVGLYVPGGNAVYPSSVVMNVVPAQTAGVDSLVIASPPQAQFGGLPHPTILAAAALLGVEDVWAVGGAQAVALLAYGGTDTDGTELPPVDMITGPGNIYVTAAKRICRSQVGIDAEAGPTEIAILADHSADPRHIAADLISQAEHDEMAASVLVTDSVALADASDLEVQAQLETTKHHERVTAALTGKQSAIVLVDDIDAGLRVVNAYAAEHLEVQTEDSAAVAARVRSAGAIFVGAWSPVSLGDYCAGSNHVLPTAGCARHSSGLSVQTFLRGIHVVEYDEAALKDVSGHVITLSKAEDLPAHGEAVRRRFER from the coding sequence ATGTCCCGCATCGACCTGCGCGGCGCGGATCTGTCCGCAGCCCGGTTGCGGACAGCGCTGCCGCGCGGCGGCGTCGATGTGGACGCGGTGGTACCAAAGGTCCGTCCGATCGTCGACGATATCGCCGCGCGGGGCGCCACGGCAGCCCTTGAGTACGGCGAATCCTTCGACGGTGTCCGGCCGGAGACCGTCCGGGTCCCCGCCGAGAAGCTGCAGACCGCGCTGACCGAGCTGGACCCCGCCGTACGCGCCGCCCTCGAAGTCGCCATCGAGCGGACCCGGGTGGTGCACGCCGATCAGCGCCGCACCGACACCACCACCACGCTCGCGCCCGGCGCCACCGTCACCGAACGCTGGGTGCCCGTCGAGCGGGTCGGGCTCTACGTGCCCGGCGGCAACGCCGTCTATCCGTCCAGCGTCGTGATGAACGTGGTGCCCGCCCAGACCGCCGGCGTCGACTCGCTGGTCATCGCCAGCCCACCGCAGGCCCAGTTCGGCGGACTGCCGCACCCGACCATCCTGGCCGCGGCCGCCCTGCTCGGCGTCGAGGACGTCTGGGCCGTCGGCGGCGCCCAGGCCGTCGCGCTACTTGCCTACGGCGGCACCGACACCGACGGCACCGAGTTGCCCCCGGTCGACATGATCACCGGTCCGGGCAACATCTACGTCACCGCCGCCAAGCGCATCTGCCGCTCCCAGGTCGGCATCGACGCCGAGGCGGGCCCCACCGAGATCGCGATCCTGGCCGACCACAGCGCCGATCCGCGGCACATCGCCGCCGACCTGATCAGCCAGGCCGAGCACGACGAGATGGCCGCCAGCGTGCTGGTCACCGACAGTGTCGCCCTTGCCGATGCCTCCGATCTCGAGGTGCAGGCGCAGTTGGAGACCACCAAGCACCACGAGCGGGTGACCGCCGCGCTGACCGGTAAGCAGTCCGCCATCGTCCTGGTCGACGACATCGACGCCGGCCTGCGCGTGGTGAACGCCTACGCCGCCGAACATCTGGAGGTACAGACCGAGGACTCCGCGGCCGTCGCCGCCCGGGTCCGCTCGGCCGGCGCGATCTTCGTGGGCGCCTGGTCACCGGTCAGCCTCGGCGACTACTGCGCCGGCTCCAACCATGTGCTGCCCACCGCAGGGTGCGCGCGGCACTCCAGCGGCCTGTCCGTGCAGACCTTCCTGCGCGGCATCCATGTCGTGGAGTACGACGAGGCCGCGCTCAAAGATGTCTCCGGGCACGTGATCACGCTGTCGAAGGCAGAGGATCTCCCTGCCCACGGTGAAGCGGTACGCCGGAGATTCGAAAGGTAG
- a CDS encoding histidinol-phosphate transaminase produces MAKITLADLPLRENLRGKSPYGAPQLAVPVRLNTNENPHPPTAALIEDVAASVRDAAGELHRYPDRDAVALRTDLAAYLTGQTGVEVTVENVWAANGSNEILQQLLQAFGGPGRSAIGFVPSYSMHPIISDGTQTEWLEAARSEDFSLDVDAAVAAVTAKTPDVVFLASPNNPSGQSISLQDLRRVLDAATGMVIVDEAYGEFSSQPSAVTLIGEYPAKLIVTRTMSKAFAFAGGRLGYLVADPAVIDALLLVRLPYHLSSLTQAAARAALRHADDTLGSVATLIAERERITAALTEMGFRVIPSDANFVLFGGFADAPAVWQSYLDAGVLVRDVGIPGFLRTTVGLADENDVLLDVSAKIAASGVLGGSEASKQQAPQGASS; encoded by the coding sequence ATGGCGAAGATCACCCTGGCAGACCTGCCGCTGCGGGAGAACCTGCGCGGCAAGTCCCCGTACGGGGCGCCCCAACTGGCGGTGCCGGTGCGGCTGAACACCAACGAGAACCCGCACCCGCCGACCGCGGCGCTCATCGAGGATGTGGCGGCGTCGGTGCGCGACGCGGCGGGCGAGTTGCACCGCTATCCCGACCGGGACGCGGTGGCCCTGCGTACCGATCTGGCCGCCTATCTGACCGGCCAGACCGGCGTCGAGGTGACCGTCGAGAACGTGTGGGCCGCAAACGGGTCCAACGAGATCCTGCAGCAGTTGCTGCAGGCGTTCGGTGGGCCGGGGCGCAGCGCCATCGGTTTCGTGCCGTCGTATTCGATGCACCCGATCATCTCCGACGGCACCCAGACCGAATGGCTGGAAGCCGCCCGCAGCGAGGACTTCTCGCTGGACGTGGACGCCGCGGTCGCCGCCGTCACCGCCAAGACACCCGATGTGGTTTTCCTGGCCAGCCCGAACAACCCGTCCGGCCAGAGCATTTCGCTGCAGGATCTACGCCGGGTGCTCGACGCGGCCACCGGCATGGTGATCGTGGACGAGGCCTACGGCGAGTTCTCGTCGCAGCCCAGCGCGGTGACGCTGATCGGCGAGTATCCGGCCAAGCTCATCGTCACCCGCACCATGAGCAAGGCGTTCGCGTTCGCCGGCGGCCGACTCGGCTACCTGGTCGCCGATCCGGCCGTGATCGACGCGCTGCTACTGGTCCGGTTGCCCTATCACCTGTCCTCGCTGACCCAGGCCGCCGCCCGGGCCGCGTTGCGGCACGCCGACGACACACTGGGCAGCGTCGCGACGCTGATCGCCGAACGCGAACGCATCACCGCGGCGCTGACCGAGATGGGTTTCCGGGTGATCCCCAGCGATGCGAACTTCGTGCTCTTCGGCGGATTCGCCGACGCTCCCGCGGTCTGGCAGAGCTACCTCGACGCCGGGGTACTGGTCCGTGACGTCGGCATCCCCGGATTCCTGCGCACCACCGTCGGGCTGGCCGACGAGAACGATGTACTGCTCGACGTGAGCGCCAAGATCGCCGCGTCGGGCGTCCTCGGCGGCAGCGAAGCCTCGAAACAACAAGCCCCACAAGGAGCCTCGTCATGA
- the hisB gene encoding imidazoleglycerol-phosphate dehydratase HisB, translated as MTRRARVERKTRESDIVVEIDLDGTGQVDIDTGVPFFDHMLTALGSHASFDLTVHAKGDVDIEGHHTVEDTAIVLGQALGEALGDKKGIRRFGDAFIPMDETLAHAAVDVSGRPYFVHTGEPDYMVEFTIQGSSVPYHTVINRHVFESLAFNARISLHVRTLYGRDPHHITEAEYKAVARALRQAVEPDPRVSGVPSTKGVL; from the coding sequence ATGACGCGTCGCGCAAGAGTCGAACGCAAGACCCGCGAATCCGACATCGTCGTGGAGATCGACCTCGACGGCACCGGTCAGGTCGACATCGACACCGGGGTCCCGTTCTTCGATCACATGCTGACCGCCCTGGGCAGCCACGCCAGTTTCGATCTCACCGTGCACGCCAAGGGCGATGTCGACATCGAGGGCCATCACACCGTCGAGGACACCGCGATCGTGCTCGGCCAGGCGCTCGGCGAGGCGCTGGGGGACAAGAAGGGCATCCGCCGGTTCGGGGACGCCTTCATCCCGATGGACGAGACGCTCGCGCACGCCGCCGTGGACGTGTCGGGCCGGCCGTACTTCGTGCACACCGGTGAACCGGACTACATGGTGGAGTTCACCATCCAGGGATCGTCGGTGCCCTACCACACCGTGATCAACCGGCACGTCTTCGAGTCGCTGGCGTTCAATGCGCGGATCTCCCTGCACGTGCGGACCCTGTACGGGCGCGATCCGCACCACATCACCGAGGCCGAGTACAAGGCGGTCGCCCGCGCGCTGCGCCAAGCGGTCGAACCCGACCCGCGGGTGTCCGGCGTGCCGTCCACCAAGGGCGTTCTGTGA
- the hisH gene encoding imidazole glycerol phosphate synthase subunit HisH: MSSKVVVLDYGSGNLRSAQRAVERVGAEVTVTADAAEAFEADGLVVPGVGAYQACMAGLRDIDGEQIIAKRLAAGRPVLGVCVGMQIMFSRGVEFGVETDGCGQWPGAVTRLDAPVIPHMGWNVVDAPKDSTLFRGLDADTRFYFVHSYAAQTWQGDPDALLTWATHEVPFLAAVENGPLSATQFHPEKSGDAGATLLRNWVESLG, encoded by the coding sequence GTGAGTTCCAAGGTCGTCGTCCTGGATTACGGGTCCGGCAATCTGCGCTCGGCGCAACGCGCCGTGGAACGGGTGGGCGCCGAGGTCACCGTCACCGCCGACGCCGCGGAGGCCTTCGAGGCCGACGGTCTGGTGGTGCCCGGGGTCGGCGCCTACCAGGCGTGTATGGCGGGCCTGCGCGACATCGATGGCGAGCAGATCATCGCCAAGCGACTCGCGGCGGGCCGCCCGGTACTCGGTGTCTGTGTGGGTATGCAGATCATGTTCAGCCGCGGTGTGGAGTTCGGCGTCGAGACCGACGGCTGCGGTCAGTGGCCCGGCGCGGTGACCCGACTCGACGCGCCGGTGATCCCGCACATGGGCTGGAACGTCGTCGACGCGCCGAAGGACAGCACGCTGTTCCGCGGCCTCGACGCCGATACCCGGTTCTACTTCGTGCACTCCTACGCGGCCCAGACCTGGCAGGGCGACCCGGACGCGCTGCTGACCTGGGCCACCCACGAGGTGCCGTTTCTGGCCGCAGTGGAGAACGGGCCGCTGTCGGCCACTCAATTCCATCCCGAGAAGAGCGGCGACGCGGGCGCGACGCTGCTGCGCAATTGGGTCGAGAGCCTCGGCTGA
- the priA gene encoding bifunctional 1-(5-phosphoribosyl)-5-((5-phosphoribosylamino)methylideneamino)imidazole-4-carboxamide isomerase/phosphoribosylanthranilate isomerase PriA yields MSLILLPAVDVVEGRAVRLVQGVAGSETEYGSALDAALGWQRDGAEWIHLVDLDAAFGRGSNRELLAEVVGQLDVAVELSGGIRDDESLRAALATGCRRVNLGTAALENPQWCAAAIAEHGDKVAVGLDVKLENGDYRLRGRGWETDGGDLWPVLDRLVGEGCSRFVVTDVSKDGTLNGPNLELLGAVTDRTDAPVIASGGVSSLDDLRAIATLTERGVEGAIVGKALYAGRFTLPEALSAVAG; encoded by the coding sequence GTGTCTCTGATTCTTCTTCCCGCAGTCGATGTCGTCGAGGGCCGCGCCGTGCGCCTGGTTCAGGGTGTGGCAGGCAGTGAAACCGAGTACGGCTCGGCACTGGATGCGGCCCTGGGCTGGCAGCGCGACGGCGCCGAATGGATCCATCTGGTCGACCTGGATGCGGCGTTCGGCCGTGGCTCCAACCGCGAACTGCTCGCCGAGGTGGTCGGGCAGCTCGACGTCGCGGTGGAACTGTCCGGCGGTATCCGCGACGACGAGTCGCTGCGGGCCGCGCTGGCCACCGGCTGCCGGAGGGTGAACCTCGGAACCGCGGCGCTGGAGAACCCGCAGTGGTGTGCCGCGGCGATCGCCGAGCACGGCGACAAGGTGGCCGTCGGCCTGGACGTGAAGCTGGAGAACGGGGACTACCGCCTGCGTGGACGCGGCTGGGAGACCGACGGTGGCGACCTGTGGCCGGTGCTCGATCGGCTTGTCGGCGAAGGCTGTTCACGCTTCGTGGTCACCGATGTGAGCAAGGACGGCACGCTCAACGGCCCGAACCTGGAACTGCTCGGCGCGGTCACCGATCGCACCGACGCCCCGGTGATCGCCTCCGGCGGGGTGTCCAGCCTGGACGACCTGCGCGCCATCGCCACGCTGACCGAGCGCGGCGTCGAGGGAGCGATCGTCGGTAAGGCGCTCTACGCCGGGCGTTTCACGCTGCCCGAGGCGCTCAGCGCGGTCGCCGGCTGA
- a CDS encoding inositol monophosphatase family protein — MIEPGKLAALLATAADVLDDASGPFVAGHRADSAVRKQGNDFATEVDLAIERQVVAALTERTGIGVHGEEFGGAPIDSELVWVLDPIDGTFNYAAGSPMAAILLGLLADGKPVGGLTWLPFTGNRYIAAVGGPVRDNGTELPALKHTTTLADSIIGIQTFNIDSRGRFPGRYRAEVLANLSRVSSRIRMHGATGVDLAYVAAGILGGAISFGHHIWDHAAGVTLVRAAGGIVTDLSGADWTPESKSALAAAPGIHEQILELVAAAGSPEDY; from the coding sequence ATGATCGAGCCCGGGAAGCTCGCGGCGCTGCTGGCGACCGCCGCAGATGTCCTCGACGACGCGTCGGGTCCCTTCGTCGCCGGGCACCGGGCCGACTCCGCAGTCCGCAAGCAGGGCAACGACTTCGCCACCGAAGTGGACCTCGCCATCGAACGTCAGGTGGTGGCCGCGCTCACCGAGCGGACCGGTATCGGTGTGCACGGTGAGGAATTCGGGGGTGCCCCCATCGATTCCGAACTGGTCTGGGTGCTCGACCCGATCGACGGCACCTTCAACTATGCGGCCGGCTCGCCGATGGCGGCGATCCTGCTCGGGCTGCTGGCCGACGGTAAGCCGGTCGGCGGGCTGACCTGGCTGCCGTTCACCGGTAACCGCTACATCGCGGCCGTCGGCGGCCCGGTGCGCGACAACGGGACCGAGTTGCCGGCGCTCAAGCACACCACCACGCTCGCGGATTCGATCATCGGAATCCAGACGTTCAACATCGACTCGCGCGGACGCTTCCCGGGCCGCTACCGGGCCGAGGTGCTGGCCAATCTGAGCCGGGTGTCCTCCCGCATCCGCATGCACGGTGCCACCGGTGTCGACCTGGCGTATGTCGCGGCCGGGATCCTCGGTGGCGCGATCAGTTTCGGCCACCACATCTGGGATCACGCCGCGGGCGTGACGCTGGTGCGCGCCGCCGGTGGCATCGTCACCGACCTGTCCGGTGCCGACTGGACCCCGGAATCGAAATCGGCGCTGGCGGCCGCTCCCGGCATCCACGAGCAGATACTCGAATTGGTGGCCGCCGCCGGTTCCCCGGAGGATTACTGA